GACTAACTGAACATTAACAGAGAAACACCATCCTCTATTATTCGTAGTCATTGATTGGAAACAGAATTGAATGGGCAAATAAAATCCAACAAGTAACTGCACAGAGAAGAGGAACATCAGTTAAAATCACTGAACCTTCCTCTCTTGAAGTAATTAAGTCTGAGTGCAGTAATTAGTCTATCTAAGTCATCTGTGCCCGACATATAAAGTACACATTTACCATTATCCACTGTTCTTCCCTCTGCACTTCTTCATGaagagatttttctttttcattaccAATTTCCGTTTTggtgtacaataataataaaagtgatattttcagcatttaaagaTCACAACTTCTGAccgtttaataataattttaaagcacatacatttttttttttatgtcatgctCGCAATTACAAAAAAAGATAAGAAACCTAACAAGGATTGTGAAATGTCTTGAAAAATAACCTCAGGTAGGGAGCGCAATAATCAATGTGACTCCCTGTGAACATTTTTAAACCACaggggaaattatttaaaatagatacGCATGCAAGACCCTGTCCATTAGTCTGATGACCAGCTCATAGCCTGACCTGACATTAACCTGAAACACAAGGATCTGGTGCAGCTGAGAGTGAAACTGATGCAGGTATGACCAAACATCATCTTTAGCAGTGGGTTACAGTGGATACCTCTCAAATGCTCAGCCGAACCTCATTTAGACTTCACAAGAGAAACGGTagagataaattgtgttcagGTTACTGCCTAAACACCAGTGattatcttttttaaaaaaaattatttgaccctCTTTAATAGTTATTAAaggaattattaaattaataaatggacTTTAAGACTGGTGATATTTGTACAGTACGAAATGGATAGAACCAAAATTTAGCATTCTGTAATTTATTCACTCTCAAGTTATTTCAAACCTCTGTGACTAAATATTTTCCACTGAACACAAAAGTAGATGTttatatggaagcccatttccactgaataaaaaaatcaaaaaggtaattgtgactttttatctcgcaattgcgcaatataaattatatagaaaaAAGATATGAAAAAAGTTCACAATTTCGAGATATACAAATTCCGTAATTCAGAGAATTCTAGAATCGCGAGATGTTTATATCTGGAAATTGTTGACTTTTTttagaattgcgagtttatatgtcacagttctgactttatatgagttattaagtcagaattgttagatataaacttGTAATTTTGAGAACATATCAGTCTTTTCCCCCTTAAAAATCTGACTTTGTTACTCGTAATTACAAGtatatatcacgcaattctgagaaaaaaagtcataattgcgagaaagaaaagtcagaattgtgagataaaaagtcacaattaccattaaaataattattccgTTGTGAATACAGTCTTCCATATGTTTAGCACAATGTTCATACAGCTCTGATATACAGCTGAATTTGACCAAGGGTTTTCAaactccaaaaatgacaaaagtaccATATGATTTAGGCAATCTATTCCAAGTTTTCTTAAGCCATACAATATTTCTGTGCGAGGAACAGACCAAAAATCATGCTGTTATTCAATAATAATCTTTCATCTCAGTTCTCAAATCACATTTACACTTGCGTTTATTCAGATATAATAAGTTCTAATAgttttacttaaagggggggtgaaatgctatttcatgcatactgagttttttacactgttaaagagttggattcccatgctaaacatggacaaagtttcaaaaattaagttgtacgtttgaaggagtattcttgttccaaaaatactccttccggtttgtcacaagtttcggaaagttttttttccgagtatggctctgtgtgactttagatggagcggaatttccttatatgggtcctgagggcacttctcccggaagagcgcgcgctcccgtatagcagagcactgagagcacaacagacttcactgatcagagcgagagcgtcgcgaaatgtcacaaaaggagtgtgtttttggttgccagggcaagacaaccctgcacagattaccaaaaaaaacagcattaagggacaagtggatagagtttatttttacagagcatcaacggagttgtgcaagtgtttgtgtttgttccctacatttcgaagatgcttgttttacaaacaaggcccagtttgatgccggaatttcacatcgtttatttcttaaggataatgcagtcccaacgaaaaagggtcacgatcatgtgttggaaccgcaggcggtgagtaaaactgcttcaaatatctctgcctccttgttagtgcgtccccctcCCCTCCCGGAGACCCGgattcgagccccgctcggagcgagtcgttgctgatgctgctctcgttcagtttcagccttcacagctgtcacagcttccacatgctctcaacgcaaaagcctactggcgctcgtgattctttagctccgcccacacatcacgcctccagcctgtcatgtttttccaggaaaaatcggtacagactatctttctcttatgaatataataaaactaaagactttttggagttatgaaggatgcagtactactctataggtactcaagattaacaggatattgagtgaaaacgagcatttcaccccccctttaaacttgaAATTGAAACTCATTTCAGTCggttgcaaaaacattttaaaaatttttacttttcatccaatatttctattttatttcagctttatttaaatgagcagaaaactatttttaacagttttagttaacaataataacactgaagactgaatgtttggatgaactattcctttaataatttaGACTCAATGCTGAAAGCCAAACCAAGATTACAGCCACATTCCAGCATCTTTTATAATACGCTGTATTGAATCAAATAGTTTATAATTGCAAGATTATTAAAAATCGTAACTATTTATTTGATAGTTATGCACTCTTTTAGACATGGGGAGGAGGTATGCTCATCACTGGCACTATTTGTATAAAGGGCTGCTAAAATAGTGCCACTTCTAAGATCAATCTGAGTTAATAACTGCTTCGGCAAGGAGGGAAAGCTTGtgaattacattataaaatcaaTCTAAGACAATAACCCATTGCTCCTGTTAACTCACTCTAAGTGTCTGTGATAGTAATGGCAGAAACTAAAACTACACCGTTATTATAGCTGACACCCTAAAACATCAGAATCAAGATTTAAGGCCTTTACTGCAGTGTCAAATTCACCACAAGGAAGAGTTATCTGTGActgaatgctttttaaaaaaatgtgttgagaCAGGTCTGAATAAAAGTGATGTCAGGGTGCAAGGCCGCCGCGTCACACAGTGCCATCAAATTGAATTTCTCTCTTTAACGGGACGGTTTTATAGACAGCAATAACAACAATGTCCTTAATCTAAGATAGAGCCATAAAACATGTGACCACCTTCATCTCAGCTTCTATTCAAGAAGTCATCAGCGGGAGAACGCTATCAGGATGTTCTCATTCCTCAATCGTGCTCTCTATTAGAATGAAGAGCAACAATAAAACATTCTCTCatatgttttggttttatttcttgGCTTTTGGTTTCAAGGCTGTGTGGAGGCTTTGATTTGACCTTGGCTGAACCTGAACGCGATGACGTTTAACTTCAAGATTGCTGACATGTACATATCATTCTGAATAGGTTTTGGACACAGTCCTGCATTTATAATTCTTGGAAAACAGCGGTGCTTGGTGGTACCTGGTTCTGATTGAGCCAAAGGTCCAAAGTTCCTCTTACAAACCTGACGCTTTTTCAGTCACACCGAGCGAAACGTGAGTCCGACGGCCACAGAACGGATTCAGAAAGCTCAACTCAAAGTCCTCAGCATGAGTAGAGAGCGGACTTAAACCACATGGATAAGTCGCTCAAATGTTCCTTGGTAGGGAGAATGTCACATTTCAGACATACCTCCCGGAACGTTCTAGGAGCAAATGTGTCGAATATGGAAAATGTGAAAGGCTGCAATTGACGATTAAGGTTTGCTGGATGCTGGCCATTAGAGAAGTCTCTATGGAAACAGAAGCAGAGAGAGCGGTGTATTCTGACACCTTTTCTGCATCACCAATCATCAGTCTGATAACAAACAAAGTGGGAAAAATGCGGCGCTTGAGGGGATCAAGGCTGTAGTTTTCagacaaaaaaatcaaataacaaaatcaCTTCTCGCTGTGAATTCGCTCGTGTTGCACAAGGAGAGATTCTGCAGCAGCCCTAACAAAAGAGTGTAACTCTAAATCCTTACATTTATAGCATTAATAGCTGctttaaaacaaaacactggAATAAGTGGAGCAATTAAGTGAGCTGAATGTGTACTATTAATTTGGATACAATAATTTCAACAGGGGAATACAATGCAGAGGCAGTTAAATCTTCCGTCAGAAACACTTTCTGAGATTTTTTGACATatctgccttaaaaaaaaaaaaaaaaaaaaaaacacttaaagggggggtgaaatgctatttcatgcatactgagttttttacactgttaaagagttggattcccatgctaaacatggacaaagtttcaaaaattaagttgtacgtttgaaggagtatttttgttccaaaatactccttcctgtttgtcacaagtttcggaaagtttttttagagtatggctctgtgtgacgttagatggagtggaatttccttatatgggtcctaggacacttctgccggaagagcgtgcgctcccgtatagcgaggctgagcagcacagacatttcactgatcagaccgattcactgatcagagcgagagtgtcgcaaaagtcacaaaagaagtgtgtttttggttgccagggcaagacaaccctgcacagattaccagaaaaaaacagcattaagggaccagtggatggagtttatttttacagagcatcaacggagttgtgcaagtgtttttgtttgttccatgcatttcgaagatgcttgttcacaaggcccagtttgacaatggatttgcgtatcgtttatttcttaaggatgatgcaatcccaaggaaaaagggttacgaccgtgtgttggaaccgcaggcggtgagtaaaactgcttcaaatatctctgcctccttgttagtgcgtcccctcccgtgccagagacccgggttcgagccccgctcggagcgagtcgttgctgctgctgctctcgttcagtttcagcctcgggatctgattctggatcataaataaacggctgaatctgactgtaagccatggtttgttttggttggttttgtcctcacggtaatgtcacagcttccacatgctctcaacgcaaaagcctactggcgctcgtgattctttagctccgcccacacgtcatgcctctagccagtcatgtttttccgggaaaaatcggtacagactatctttctcttatgaatataataaaactaaagactttttggagatatgaaggatgcagtactactctatatgtactcaagattaacaggatattgagtgaaaacgagcatttcaccccccctttaagttaaaCTAGATTAGAATCAAACCTCCTGTTTAGTtgcgtttattttattaatctcaaaatgtaatatttcacctcTAAATCTGGAAAGctactgtatgtgtatgtttgtacTGTATACATTTATGGGTTACTCATTCTGCAATTTAGGGTTAATTTCATGTCCACTGAggataattatattttttctaaCAATTTCTCTTTAGAAATATCCATTAAGAGAATACATACCATAGTCTCACACATCACAAAACCATTTGTCCAGCATCATGTGATGTCATTTTGAAGACATTATTGACCGTCATCTGTGTTTTGGTTTTTGATTTTTATGCttgccagtatttttttttttatttaattcaaaataatgtGGTTGACCTGATCAAGAAAACGTCATTTGGTTGACCAAACAATGCCTGCCACTGAAATTACAAGTGAAAACATGTTGTCtttgtatattattacaattaattattgTCCCCAAAATGGTAGGTGTGGGGTAAAGTGTGCCAGATGCTTTGAAGTAAGCTGTGTCAGTGCCTCAGCTAATACAGTTCTGCCATCAAATATActaaaaactattacaaatagtattattattacaaatacttTGTCAAAAATGGTTAGCTAGTTTAATATACAGCAAAATAAGACTTAGAGAATTGCACGTGTTTGTTTTGTTCAAGAGTCGCAAAGTGATGTCATCTATAATTATGCAAATCCAGTTTGGGGGTAATTGCCCAGTTAAATCAGTCTGAAACTATGAGGAGAAAAACAACTGGAATCATGGAAAGACTTGATGCTGAATATTCTACCAGCTCTTGCGGCTAAACAGCTATTCACTTTCAAAGATACAGAGCATGTTCCAGCCGATTATGTCATTTTTAAGTGTCTTGTAAAAGTCTGTATGGTATTAGTATGTTTCTAAATGGGTTTTATAAAGATCATTTTTATGATAATGTCTAAGATTATTGTGACACTATCATTTctaacatttttagcatttttcaggccaaggacagagagaaagagcaggGAGCCCTTAACTGAGGGTAGCATTTTAACACACATCGCaaaaccattaaaataataatagctattggcacattgcatttaaattttacacaatgcattttataaaacatttaatggaATTTTAGCTTCTAACTTTAGAtttagttgtatttttgtttaccACACATTATCTTTTTTCTCAGGAAGTAtggaaaattaagtaaaaaaaaaaaaaaaaaagatttagcaaTTGCTGCCCTGTTGAAGGTTGAAGATTCAGAAACATTCATTGAATACATTTAACATCAAaatcaaaaattataaatatagtatcgatcaaaataaatacttttttcggCAAGGATATAGGTCTATTTAATTAGTCAAATATGATTAATGTGTGTATAATGTgacttatttcaaataaatgctgttacttTCTATTAATTAAGGAAACTTAAAAATGTAGCAGTTTCTTAAACTTAAAATTCTTAAGCCGCACAacaattttcaacattgattataataagaaatgtttcttgagcaccaaatcagcatattaatattctttattataatttctgaacgatcatgtgacactgaaaactggagtaatggctgctgaaaattcagctttgaaatcaaaggaatacattcaattttgaaatatattaaaatagaaaagttattttaaattgtaatagtatttcacagtattaccgtTTTCTCCGATACTTTTTACTTTGGTCAGcagactatttaaaaaaaaaaaattaatctcacCGACTCCAAAGGTTTGAACAGTGTTAATGCTTTGTGAATATATTTGTGATCTTCTGTATATATGGCCTTTAGAAAACAACTAATTAAACAGGAAAAGGACCTTAATGATGCAGTAAGTCCAACCAGAAATCAAAAAGCACTTTACCAATATTCTACCACGCACTtttcatatatgtgaccctggaccacaaaaccttaagtttAAGTCTCAAGTGTCAGTCTTaagtatatacattatatacattataccatctgaaatctgaataaataagcttttcaattatgtatggtttattaggattggaccatatttggccgagatacaactatttgaaaatctggaatctgagggtgcaaaaaaatctaaatactgagaaaatcgcctttaaagttgtccaaatgaattcttagcaatgcatgttactattCAAAAATTAGGTGTTGATATATTAACGGTAggaatttcaatgttttttttggctattgctaaaaatataccccagcgacttaagactggttttgtggtccagggacacatataAGGTTATCCTTCATCTCTTTTCTCCCAGAACTAATTTCTGAAAGCTCAGTGTGTTCAAGAGGGACTAACTATACCTGAGAGAAATGGAGGTTCCGTTGGCAGACTCTGATTGTCGTCTGCTTGGACTAAAGCCCTCCTGTGGGGCATAGTGCTCATTTCCACAGCACAGGATCATAAGGAAGGCTCTCCGAAAAGCCCGGTTCAGAAAAGCATATAGGAACGGATTCAAGCCTGAATTGATGTAACCCAACCAGAGCCAAGCGGTCCACATCTGCCACGGCACGCTGTAATTGATGAAGGGATCCACCATGTTGGTGATAAAGAAGGGCGCCCAGCACAGACAGAAGCAGCCCATGATGACAGCCAGCGTCTTGGCCGCCTTGGTTTCATTCTTAATGCGACTGGAGCCCTGTTGATTGTGGTTGGGGTAAGTCGAAGAAGGGGCTGAACCGGCCCGGTGCAGCGAGCCGATTCGCCGAGCGTGTCCCATTGCGGTGCGATAGATTCGATGATAGGCGAGAACCATCAGCACCAGAGGCACATAGAAGGCCACAGCCGAACACACCAGAGCATAGGGCCGGTTCACCATAAACACACAAGTCGAATTATGGGAGGAGTTGAATTTTCTTTGTTCGATCTGGGGAATGACATGTAGAAACAAAAGAAATGAAGGatacatcaatattaaaattatggcTGATACCAAGAACTGATTATTCTCTCTGTAAATGCAACAAGTGAAAGTACAGTATTAACAATGTATATGTTgtgatttgctaaagattacatttaccaTAAATGAACCTTTTAACTAAATTAAGCTTATTGGTAGATACTGTAAAAGgccatctatacacacacacacacacacacacacacacacatatttatagtAGAAAATAAGCAGCCACAATTAAATTTCCAGAATGGATctgaacataatatatatatatatatatatatatatatatatatatatatatatatatatatatatatatatatatatatatatatatatatatatatatatatatacacacaatattgACTAGTAAATTTAAAAAATCCCTAATATCGGTAACCAATATTGGTTAGGTTGCATCTACTTcaaatgatcaaaaatatagtaaaaacaataatattatagtatattacaattttaaataactgataatattattttaatatattttaaagtgtaatttattcctatgatggcaattactccagtctccagtgtaaCATTTCTTTCATAGAGTACAAtagcaattatttgaaatttattgtagcaatgtaaaagtctttagcATAACTTtaaaccaatttaatgcatcctttttgaATACTAGATataggtatatatttttttatatatagatgcTGACTTCCAACTTTTGAACATATTAcactttgtaaaatatatttggatTATTACTTCCGTTGCCAAAAATTTAACCTGCcttaaaatggtaaaactcaagaAGTAACATGATTTAGAACCTCTCTACAATATAGCCAAAGTAAATAACATCAttccatttttttaatttgtaacatacaattttcacattttttgtaaCCTGAatttgtggcttttttttttttcaaaacagtttttttaacgCATCTTACACATCTTAcacaattacttaaaatatatacaacatCAGCATGACAAGAAGAATGCTTCCAACCACTCTTTACTTACAAAGCTCTCGATTCCAATGGTATTCCAACTTTGCATGATGGGAAAAGAGATGAAAATGGGGATGACCCAGCATCCAACCAGCATCAGTGAGACTCTCACAGGTGTCATCTTGTTATTGTAGACCAGAGGCTGACAGCAAATCGCATAGTACCTGTCCgagacaagaagtgcaaacaTCTCAAGATTGATACATGGATGCTGTCAGCCATAATCAATGAGTTCCTACATACTGTACTTTCATACACCCAGATGATTCTGCTGATCTTTCCTTGAAAAGCTAAAGCAGTGAATTATGTACACCCAGAAAATATGCTCTCACTAGAGACTGTAGAAGCAAAGGCATCATGAGCCATGGGAATCTTACGGATGGAGAAGGGACTTGGCGATACAGTAAGACAGATAAACAGAATTTGTTgctcaaaagagagagagacaggcttTGAGAGACTAAGAATGAGTCTTGTTACCGCCATATGGACCAGGTGCAGTGCATAAATCACAGCTGCTCTCTTATGGGCCAAAGAGCCGCGGTCTTCCTAATGGGTGAACATGAGAAAATCTGCATACGTAATGCAGCTAATTACACATAATTTAGCTGACACGTTGACAAACCCCTGAAGTTACTGTCAAGTGTTTCTTGTTTTGTGAGTACATTTCTGAATGTACAGTTCACTCTGTGAGTGGTAAATAAAACACATCTTTACAATCAAAGAGACATAACGATTAGGAATCGGACAAAATAGAAATGAGACATTACAATGCAGGCTGGACATCATCTTTGCATATAACACAGCAAGGTGCCAGAAAAGCATTGTAGCGCACTGTAGTTTTGTTATGCAAGATTACAGGGCTTAAACCTTTCAGAGTACCTCTGGTTGCCAAAATGCAAAACATACCGTTTAGAGAGGAAAGAAAAGTTAATAAACTGTAATCCAAATAAATCCAAAATTGtgttatgatatatatttttttaagacataTCTTATGTTtatcatggctgcatttatttgataaaaataattaggaaagaatattaaaatataaataaaatgattataaaatgataaaaatatatatattaaaaatattatttattcctgtgatactccagtcttcagtgccacatgatccttcagaaatcattctaaagtgctgatttggtgcttaattaTTATTGCTGCTtaatttgtaatgatatttcacaatataactatttttactagatttctgatcaaatgaatgcagctgtGGTAAGCTTAaaagacttcattaaaaaaaatccgtCATTATTCCAATTATTTGACTGTtgatgtatatatgtgtataaaattatataaaaataatgataatgcaTGTCATGAACCAAACAtgttttagagagaaaaaaacataaaatcgaGCAAAAAAAGACTGCTGTCCCGAAGCTATTACGCACATGATAACATGTTCTAATTCAAGACCCCTTTTCTCAgtattgccatggcaacacaagCAGTTATTTGTGTAGAACAACATTAGTCATTTTTGGTTTCTATATTAGCTTTACAAACACACTCACCTGTCCAGTGCAATGCAGCACAGATGCAGAATAGACGCAGAGGTTAGCAGCACGTCCAGTGAGGTACGGACCAAGCAGAATGTCTCTCCATATTTCCACTGACCTGTGGTCAGCTCTATGGCTGCCAGCGGCATCACAACCAGGGCAACTAGAAGGTCTGCAAATGCCAGTGATACAATGAAGAAGTTGGTCTTCTTCTTCCTATACACGGAACAGTAAACATTAGTTCACTGCAGAAAATGTTTTAGTGTCTATACACAGAAAATACTCATGTTTAAGCTGTTCTGATATATTATCATACTCAAGAGCCCACACAGACTGATGCATTTACAGTTATTAActtcataaaaaacatttttttttaataaataattatgccACTATGCATCTTGTTATATTACGCTGGAATTACAGAAAACTAGTTAACTCTGCTACTTGGGAGTTTGTAACACAATGGCTGAGGGAGGTATGGCAAATTtgaaaaattgatttttttttcttttgctgatGGAGAAAattggaacataaaaaaaaaaaaaaacaatttatttcagtTCACCACTATTGAAGTTTACCCAAATATAATTACCTCAGCTTCTGAGAACACAGGAAATGTTAAAACAATCCATTTTAACTTCATACAAAAAGTATGAACAATCTGCCATTGGTTGGAAAAATAGATGGCTCCACCCCAAACTCACGCCATTGGCTGAGCTATTGTTGCTATGTGGGGCTGGTCAGAGCAATGTTTTGAAAACACCAGAGAACCACAGTGTTACTTGTTtgtaacattaaaggaatagttcacccaaaaatgacaattctgtcattaattactcacactcatctaattccaaatccataagacctccatttatcttcgaaacacaaatcaagatatttttctgatcctgcatagacCT
This genomic stretch from Carassius gibelio isolate Cgi1373 ecotype wild population from Czech Republic chromosome B21, carGib1.2-hapl.c, whole genome shotgun sequence harbors:
- the LOC127986672 gene encoding 5-hydroxytryptamine receptor 4-like yields the protein MATSSDSADNSVDEGVSKHTSKITLSIVLVIVIILSALGNLLVMVALSKDRQLRKKKTNFFIVSLAFADLLVALVVMPLAAIELTTGQWKYGETFCLVRTSLDVLLTSASILHLCCIALDRYYAICCQPLVYNNKMTPVRVSLMLVGCWVIPIFISFPIMQSWNTIGIESFIEQRKFNSSHNSTCVFMVNRPYALVCSAVAFYVPLVLMVLAYHRIYRTAMGHARRIGSLHRAGSAPSSTYPNHNQQGSSRIKNETKAAKTLAVIMGCFCLCWAPFFITNMVDPFINYSVPWQMWTAWLWLGYINSGLNPFLYAFLNRAFRRAFLMILCCGNEHYAPQEGFSPSRRQSESANGTSISLRLSFLQIRRFSDNSNRFLSSEQESQESVGAS